One Paenibacillus crassostreae DNA segment encodes these proteins:
- the tnpC gene encoding IS66 family transposase: MFRTTIEKLNQRIAKQEQQISELTALLRWYEEQNRLAKQKRFGASSEKTNPDQLELNLFNEAEVLATPEGQEPQMEQVTYERRKTTGRREVDFDRLPIETVTYELNELDQTCSCCGGSLHEMSTETRSEIAIVPPQVKVIRHVRQVYSCRSCERNDIHTPIITAQMPKPVYPGSLASPSILAHVMCQKYVESLPLYRQEQHFARLGFTLSRQTMANWMIYGAEKWLTPVVSAMKEYLLKKDILHADETTLQVLHEPGKSAESKSYLWLYRSGRVEDPAVVFDYQRTRGGEHPRNFLAGFKGYLHVDGYPGYHKVADVTLVACWAHARRKYDEALKAAPPEARNNPETVAKQGLKFCNELFAIEDLKEASPEERYTARQERSLPVIEAYQNWLKQQRSRTLPKSLTGQAIAYSLNQWEKLAAYLADGRLEIDNNRSERSIKPFVIGRKNWLFANTPRGAKASANIYSVVETAKENGLKPFDYLKFLFEQLPQLTGQLDPQALEPFMPWSASLPAHCRLKS, encoded by the coding sequence ATTTTCCGAACAACAATCGAAAAACTGAATCAGCGAATTGCTAAGCAGGAACAGCAAATTTCTGAGCTTACTGCTTTACTCAGGTGGTATGAGGAGCAGAACCGTCTTGCGAAACAAAAACGTTTTGGTGCATCCAGTGAGAAGACGAACCCGGACCAATTGGAACTGAATTTGTTCAACGAAGCCGAGGTGCTTGCGACACCTGAAGGACAAGAGCCACAGATGGAGCAGGTGACCTACGAGCGCCGGAAGACGACCGGTAGGCGTGAAGTAGATTTTGATCGGTTACCGATTGAAACGGTGACTTATGAACTCAATGAGTTGGATCAGACCTGTTCGTGCTGTGGCGGTTCGCTCCATGAAATGAGCACCGAGACGCGCAGCGAGATCGCCATTGTGCCGCCTCAAGTCAAGGTCATCCGCCACGTGAGGCAGGTTTATTCCTGCCGATCATGCGAGCGCAATGACATTCATACACCTATCATCACGGCACAAATGCCAAAGCCTGTCTACCCGGGGAGCCTAGCTTCGCCGTCAATTCTGGCGCATGTGATGTGCCAGAAATATGTGGAAAGCTTACCGCTTTATCGGCAAGAACAGCACTTTGCTCGTCTAGGCTTCACATTGTCCCGGCAAACGATGGCGAATTGGATGATCTACGGAGCGGAGAAGTGGCTGACGCCAGTGGTTAGCGCCATGAAAGAATACTTGCTGAAGAAAGATATCTTACATGCTGATGAGACCACGTTACAAGTGCTGCACGAGCCAGGCAAATCGGCCGAATCGAAATCCTATCTTTGGTTATATCGCAGCGGACGCGTAGAAGACCCAGCTGTTGTGTTCGATTACCAGAGAACCCGAGGAGGCGAGCATCCGCGAAACTTTTTGGCTGGATTCAAAGGCTATCTGCATGTCGACGGTTACCCAGGATATCACAAAGTGGCCGATGTGACACTTGTCGCCTGCTGGGCACATGCACGGCGTAAATATGACGAGGCTTTAAAGGCGGCGCCGCCAGAGGCAAGGAACAATCCGGAAACGGTAGCGAAGCAAGGCCTGAAGTTCTGTAATGAACTCTTTGCCATTGAAGATCTGAAGGAAGCATCGCCAGAGGAACGCTATACCGCACGGCAGGAAAGAAGTCTTCCTGTGATCGAAGCTTACCAAAATTGGCTGAAGCAACAGCGGTCACGAACGTTACCTAAGAGTTTGACAGGACAAGCAATCGCCTACAGCTTAAATCAATGGGAAAAGCTGGCGGCATACCTTGCTGACGGACGACTCGAGATCGACAACAACAGAAGCGAACGGTCGATTAAACCTTTTGTAATAGGCCGGAAAAATTGGCTCTTTGCTAACACCCCGCGAGGCGCAAAGGCCAGTGCTAACATTTACAGCGTTGTCGAAACTGCAAAGGAAAATGGACTCAAGCCATTCGACTACTTGAAGTTTCTCTTTGAACAGCTACCTCAGCTAACAGGTCAGCTCGATCCGCAGGCGCTAGAGCCATTCATGCCATGGTCAGCCTCGCTGCCAGCGCATTGCCGGCTAAAGTCTTAA
- the tnpB gene encoding IS66 family insertion sequence element accessory protein TnpB (TnpB, as the term is used for proteins encoded by IS66 family insertion elements, is considered an accessory protein, since TnpC, encoded by a neighboring gene, is a DDE family transposase.) — translation MLTLSSVHHVYLATGSTDLRKSIDGLAAIVQEGFGLNPFSSCLFVFCNRECNKIKILHWEHNGFWLFYRRLERGTFQWPNESVGTATITSRELRWLLDGLSLSQRQAHPIVTADSVV, via the coding sequence ATGTTAACATTATCCAGCGTCCATCATGTCTATCTTGCCACAGGATCAACAGATCTGCGGAAGTCTATTGACGGATTAGCCGCAATCGTGCAGGAAGGCTTTGGACTCAATCCCTTTTCTTCATGCTTGTTTGTTTTCTGCAACCGCGAATGTAACAAGATCAAGATTTTACACTGGGAGCACAACGGTTTTTGGCTGTTTTACCGCAGACTTGAACGAGGCACGTTTCAGTGGCCGAACGAAAGCGTCGGTACCGCAACCATTACCTCCCGCGAGCTTCGCTGGCTGCTGGATGGACTTTCGCTTAGTCAGCGTCAGGCACATCCAATAGTTACGGCTGATTCTGTCGTATAA
- a CDS encoding helix-turn-helix domain-containing protein, with protein MDDFIFEHHLQRLLRDELVQTLIEIKTRHSLTLKQYMTISEVADRTGIGVYTLRQLTYTRAMPHRKVRARIIFDYNEIEETIVMFRANRWKDPEKEWDVKVVQEEIRNFEKSKGEPEMIEEIIRKIFKEELANFSDEINQLTKGERERYYGRTILTIKEASKHFRTSPATIYSLIKEDGMPHFKIQSRYYIVLEEAEAFLWRETAKSYADSGNIYWERILKRLDWEEKERVLAYEKALKRLEERF; from the coding sequence ATGGACGACTTTATTTTTGAACACCATCTTCAGCGACTCCTTAGAGATGAACTAGTTCAAACTTTAATAGAAATTAAGACACGACATAGTCTTACCTTAAAACAATACATGACAATAAGTGAGGTTGCGGATAGAACGGGCATAGGAGTTTATACATTACGACAGCTGACCTATACAAGGGCAATGCCACACAGGAAAGTAAGGGCGAGAATTATTTTTGATTACAATGAAATTGAAGAGACCATCGTTATGTTCCGCGCAAACAGGTGGAAGGATCCGGAAAAAGAGTGGGATGTAAAAGTAGTACAAGAGGAAATTAGAAATTTTGAAAAGTCAAAGGGGGAGCCTGAGATGATCGAGGAGATAATCAGAAAGATCTTTAAGGAAGAACTAGCGAATTTCTCAGACGAGATAAATCAATTGACTAAGGGAGAGAGGGAGAGGTATTACGGAAGAACCATTCTTACGATTAAAGAGGCATCAAAGCACTTTCGGACAAGCCCTGCGACTATATATAGCTTAATTAAAGAAGATGGCATGCCCCATTTCAAAATACAGAGCAGATACTATATCGTACTTGAAGAAGCTGAGGCTTTCCTGTGGAGAGAAACTGCAAAATCCTATGCGGACTCTGGGAATATTTATTGGGAACGAATTCTGAAAAGGCTTGATTGGGAAGAGAAGGAGCGAGTGCTGGCTTACGAAAAGGCTTTAAAACGCTTAGAGGAAAGGTTTTAG